The Muricauda sp. SCSIO 65647 genome includes a region encoding these proteins:
- a CDS encoding S1C family serine protease — translation MGRTASLFLVALFAGAITLGSYKLFFEKNTYQWAGQETEVPFLTTSTLPTSAKGAGINEVDFTIAAEKTVNAVVYVKNMTISRGNPIAEFFYGYEGSQRAQVGTGSGVIISPDGYIVTNNHVIDKAKALEITLNNNKSYDAEVVGADPSSDIALLKIDVEQPLPYLAFGDSDDTRIGEWVLAVGNPFGLTSTVTAGIVSAKARSISPQRNQSFIQTDAAVNPGNSGGALVNTNGDLIGINTAITSQTGSYVGYSFAVPSNIAKKVVDDLLEYGKVQRGILGISALNANSKEAQEQGLDEIDGVYVASIEEDSGADDADLQSGDIIKKVDDIRVRKFSELSGYLSSKRPGDQVEVLVDRNGQQVITMVALKKPQSTVLPVTGFQVKNLSKEDKRKFNVDKGVKILNVPEPYKAYDLENKVIVKVDDETIEDIDDAKNLFSKISRYGKTSFTMINEKGEKERLILQ, via the coding sequence ATGGGAAGAACAGCAAGTTTATTTTTAGTGGCCCTTTTTGCGGGTGCCATCACTTTGGGCTCTTATAAACTATTCTTTGAAAAAAATACATACCAATGGGCAGGTCAAGAAACGGAAGTGCCTTTTTTGACCACCAGTACGTTACCGACTTCAGCCAAGGGAGCAGGTATCAATGAAGTTGATTTTACGATTGCGGCAGAGAAAACCGTGAATGCCGTGGTCTACGTAAAAAATATGACCATTAGTCGTGGCAATCCGATCGCAGAATTCTTCTACGGTTATGAGGGTAGTCAAAGAGCGCAGGTCGGTACCGGTTCTGGTGTCATTATTTCACCAGATGGTTACATTGTTACCAATAATCATGTTATTGATAAAGCCAAAGCGCTCGAAATAACTTTGAACAACAACAAAAGTTATGACGCTGAAGTCGTAGGTGCCGACCCTTCTTCAGACATTGCCCTGTTAAAGATAGATGTAGAACAACCCCTGCCCTATCTGGCCTTTGGGGATTCTGATGACACTAGAATTGGAGAATGGGTGTTGGCGGTCGGAAATCCGTTTGGGTTGACCTCAACCGTTACGGCAGGAATAGTCAGTGCCAAAGCAAGGTCAATATCCCCTCAAAGGAACCAATCGTTTATTCAAACAGATGCTGCAGTTAATCCAGGTAACAGTGGCGGGGCCTTGGTCAACACCAATGGTGATTTGATCGGCATCAATACTGCCATTACATCACAAACAGGTTCTTATGTTGGGTATTCTTTTGCGGTGCCCAGCAATATTGCCAAGAAAGTGGTGGACGATCTTCTGGAATATGGAAAAGTACAACGTGGTATTTTAGGTATCAGTGCCTTAAACGCCAATTCAAAGGAAGCCCAAGAACAAGGCTTAGATGAAATCGACGGTGTCTATGTGGCTAGTATTGAAGAAGACTCTGGTGCCGATGATGCCGACCTACAATCAGGTGACATCATCAAAAAAGTAGATGACATAAGGGTGCGAAAGTTTTCTGAACTGAGTGGCTACCTCTCATCAAAGCGTCCTGGCGACCAGGTCGAAGTTCTTGTTGACAGAAATGGTCAACAAGTCATTACCATGGTGGCCTTGAAGAAACCCCAAAGTACCGTTTTACCGGTCACTGGTTTTCAAGTGAAAAACCTATCAAAAGAAGACAAAAGAAAGTTCAACGTTGACAAGGGAGTCAAAATATTGAACGTTCCGGAACCGTATAAGGCATATGATTTAGAGAATAAGGTCATTGTCAAAGTAGATGATGAAACTATCGAAGATATAGATGACGCCAAAAACCTGTTCTCAAAAATCAGTCGATATGGTAAAACCAGTTTTACCATGATTAACGAAAAAGGCGAAAAAGAACGGCTGATTTTACAGTAG
- a CDS encoding glyceraldehyde-3-phosphate dehydrogenase, whose protein sequence is MSEIKSYEKELAFQADRRKATTEFIKIISDLWYDKAIEVVLFKNQVIDKNVSDIINLHEYAGEFVQKPISIFDSVEILRAINDIQLPPAKLDIGKLTYEYHSQDNLHHDVKTFVLDKLKDAQQSKEIKPKDVVLYGFGRIGRLLARELMAKTGKGNQLRLRAIVTRGEVDDEVLEKRAALLRTDSVHGQFMGTVDVDTENKALVINGTTVFIISADKPEDIDYTQYGIYNALIIDNSGAFRDEKSLSRHLEAKGANRVLLTAPGKEEVPNIVHGVNHSEFDPEKTKVYSAASCTTNAITPILKVIDDSLGIKKGHIETIHAYTNDQNLVDNMHKKYRRGRAAALNMVITETGAGQAVAKALPSLKGKLTSNAIRVPVPNGSLAILNLEVKSKTSKDGVNTILKKYALEGDLVEQIKYSLSNELVSSDIVGTSAPAIYDSKATLVSNDGKNIVIYVWYDNEYGYSHQVIRLAKYIAKVRRYTYY, encoded by the coding sequence ATGAGCGAAATCAAGTCTTACGAAAAAGAACTGGCATTTCAAGCCGATAGAAGAAAGGCAACCACTGAATTTATCAAGATAATCAGCGACCTTTGGTACGATAAGGCCATTGAGGTGGTGCTCTTCAAAAATCAGGTCATTGATAAAAATGTTAGCGATATCATCAATCTACACGAATATGCCGGTGAATTTGTGCAGAAGCCCATTTCAATCTTCGACTCTGTCGAGATTTTGAGGGCCATCAATGATATTCAGCTGCCCCCTGCCAAATTGGACATCGGCAAACTGACCTATGAATACCATTCACAAGATAATCTTCACCACGATGTCAAGACGTTCGTACTTGACAAATTGAAAGATGCCCAGCAGTCGAAAGAGATAAAGCCCAAAGATGTTGTGCTATATGGATTTGGAAGGATCGGGAGGCTATTGGCACGTGAACTGATGGCCAAGACCGGAAAGGGCAACCAGTTACGGCTGAGGGCCATTGTGACCCGTGGAGAAGTAGATGATGAAGTATTGGAAAAGAGAGCTGCACTATTACGTACAGATTCGGTACATGGTCAATTTATGGGTACGGTCGATGTCGATACCGAAAATAAGGCCCTGGTCATCAACGGCACCACTGTTTTTATCATCAGTGCCGACAAGCCAGAAGATATCGACTATACCCAATACGGTATCTATAATGCCCTGATCATCGATAATTCAGGAGCCTTTAGGGACGAAAAATCACTTTCGAGACATCTAGAAGCAAAAGGGGCCAATAGAGTATTGTTGACAGCACCCGGAAAAGAAGAAGTGCCCAATATTGTTCATGGAGTGAATCATAGTGAATTTGACCCAGAAAAGACAAAGGTGTATTCAGCGGCTTCTTGCACAACAAATGCCATAACACCTATTCTGAAGGTCATTGACGATTCTTTAGGTATCAAAAAGGGACATATAGAGACCATACACGCTTATACGAACGACCAAAATCTGGTTGACAACATGCACAAGAAGTACCGCAGGGGCCGTGCGGCGGCCTTGAATATGGTCATAACCGAAACCGGTGCAGGGCAAGCAGTGGCCAAGGCGCTTCCATCGTTAAAGGGAAAACTGACCTCTAATGCCATTCGGGTACCGGTGCCCAATGGATCTCTTGCCATTTTAAACCTAGAGGTGAAGAGCAAAACCTCAAAAGATGGGGTCAATACCATTTTGAAAAAATATGCTTTAGAGGGTGACTTGGTAGAGCAGATCAAATACTCATTGAGCAATGAATTGGTATCTTCAGACATTGTGGGCACCTCGGCACCGGCTATTTACGACAGCAAAGCGACCTTGGTTTCCAACGATGGCAAGAACATTGTGATCTATGTGTGGTATGACAACGAATATGGCTATTCACACCAAGTAATACGATTGGCGAAATACATTGCCAAAGTCAGAAGGTACACCTATTACTAA
- a CDS encoding tRNA (guanine-N1)-methyltransferase, which translates to MRSIKLLYLPLFLLFFHFQTSSAQQSKSLDEGSIEAQFQYLEKKSGNYRANGVRYEVIKLFELSKLKQNVFDSLQTANNTIADLKKTIAQNKSEINALNAKLEETTKNLNETRAEKDSMSFFGAQVSKGTYKLIMGVLLLTFILSLLFFIYKFRKSNFLTQQAKSALADLEEEYEQHRRRALEREQKISRQLQDELNKNKKTL; encoded by the coding sequence ATGAGAAGTATAAAACTGCTATACCTACCCCTTTTTCTATTATTTTTTCATTTTCAGACCAGTAGCGCCCAGCAATCAAAATCATTGGATGAGGGCAGCATCGAAGCACAGTTTCAATACCTAGAGAAAAAATCTGGGAACTATCGGGCAAACGGAGTGCGGTATGAGGTCATCAAGCTTTTTGAGCTGAGCAAATTGAAACAGAACGTATTCGACTCCCTGCAAACGGCGAACAATACTATTGCCGATTTGAAAAAAACCATTGCGCAAAATAAAAGTGAAATCAACGCACTGAATGCAAAACTTGAAGAAACGACCAAGAATCTCAATGAAACAAGGGCTGAAAAAGATAGCATGTCGTTTTTTGGGGCACAGGTCTCAAAAGGTACTTACAAGTTAATTATGGGTGTCTTACTTCTAACTTTCATTTTGTCACTGTTGTTCTTTATTTACAAATTCAGAAAGAGCAACTTCTTGACACAACAGGCAAAATCTGCACTGGCCGATTTAGAGGAAGAATATGAACAACACCGTAGAAGGGCCTTGGAGCGGGAGCAAAAGATAAGTCGTCAGCTACAAGATGAACTCAATAAGAACAAAAAAACGCTGTAA
- a CDS encoding GNAT family N-acetyltransferase, with protein sequence MVDISRASARDIPTIVPLFDAYRVFYGQESNLDAAHSFLLERFSDQDNIIFLALHDDMPIGFVQLYKTFSSVSLRPYYILNDLFVKKEFRKKGVGEALLEKAKSHCRQMDYKGLALETATDNPAKKLYEKLNWKKSTEFFHYFWSNPDLA encoded by the coding sequence ATGGTCGATATAAGTAGAGCCAGTGCTCGCGACATACCCACTATTGTCCCTTTATTTGATGCCTATCGTGTTTTTTATGGGCAAGAATCTAACCTCGATGCAGCCCATTCTTTTTTATTAGAGCGTTTTAGCGACCAAGACAACATTATTTTTTTGGCTTTGCATGACGATATGCCAATAGGTTTCGTACAGTTGTACAAAACCTTCTCTTCGGTCAGTCTACGGCCTTATTATATTCTCAACGATCTTTTCGTCAAAAAAGAATTCAGAAAAAAAGGTGTTGGCGAAGCACTTCTTGAAAAGGCCAAAAGTCATTGCAGGCAAATGGATTATAAAGGACTGGCCTTGGAAACGGCCACTGATAATCCTGCAAAAAAACTATATGAAAAATTGAACTGGAAAAAGAGTACCGAGTTCTTTCATTACTTTTGGAGCAATCCAGATTTGGCGTAA
- the trmD gene encoding tRNA (guanosine(37)-N1)-methyltransferase TrmD codes for MRIDIITLLPELLRSPFEASILKRAIDNGVVEIHLHDLRKYGLGNYRQVDDYQFGGGAGMVIMIEPIDNCISDLKKERHYDDVIYLTPDGQTLNQAMANELSLKENLILLCGHYKGVDQRVRDHLVTKEISIGDYVLSGGELGAAVLCDTVIRLLPGVLNDETSALTDSFQDNLLAPPVYTRPAKYKGLEVPEILLSGNTPKIEAWREQKAHERTVEKRPDLLGE; via the coding sequence ATGCGAATCGATATCATCACCCTTTTGCCCGAATTGTTGCGAAGCCCTTTTGAGGCCTCCATCTTAAAGCGTGCCATTGACAATGGTGTGGTTGAAATACATTTGCACGATTTGAGAAAATACGGCTTGGGCAACTATAGGCAAGTCGATGATTACCAATTTGGAGGTGGTGCGGGAATGGTCATAATGATAGAGCCCATTGACAACTGCATTTCAGATTTAAAAAAAGAAAGGCATTATGATGATGTGATTTACCTTACGCCTGATGGCCAAACATTGAATCAGGCCATGGCGAATGAACTTTCCTTGAAAGAGAACCTCATACTCTTATGCGGTCATTATAAAGGTGTTGATCAACGTGTAAGGGACCATTTAGTTACCAAAGAGATTTCAATTGGCGACTATGTGCTCTCAGGTGGTGAATTGGGCGCTGCCGTGCTTTGCGACACAGTCATTAGGTTACTGCCGGGTGTATTGAACGATGAGACCTCTGCCCTCACCGATTCTTTTCAAGACAATCTGCTCGCTCCGCCGGTATATACCCGCCCTGCCAAATATAAGGGCCTTGAGGTACCCGAAATATTGTTGAGTGGCAATACACCAAAAATAGAGGCATGGCGTGAGCAAAAGGCCCATGAGCGCACAGTCGAAAAAAGACCCGATCTGCTTGGCGAATAA
- the rplS gene encoding 50S ribosomal protein L19, which translates to MESLIKFVEDEFVPKKDFPDFSAGDTITVYYEIKEGEKTRTQFFKGVVIQRRGSGSTETFTIRKMSGTVGVERIFPVNMPALQKIEVNKKGKVRRARIFYFRELTGKKARIKEVRK; encoded by the coding sequence ATGGAATCTCTTATAAAATTTGTAGAAGACGAATTTGTACCTAAAAAAGACTTTCCAGATTTTTCGGCCGGTGACACTATTACCGTGTACTACGAAATTAAGGAAGGCGAAAAAACCCGTACCCAGTTTTTCAAGGGGGTGGTCATACAACGAAGGGGCAGTGGTTCTACTGAGACCTTTACCATCAGAAAAATGTCAGGTACTGTGGGGGTAGAACGAATCTTCCCCGTCAACATGCCCGCACTTCAAAAAATTGAGGTGAATAAAAAAGGAAAAGTAAGAAGGGCACGTATCTTCTATTTCAGGGAGTTGACAGGTAAAAAGGCTAGAATCAAAGAAGTTAGAAAATAG
- a CDS encoding NADP-dependent isocitrate dehydrogenase gives MAKILYTKTDEAPALATQSFLPIVKSFLKTADIAIETKDISLAGRIISAFPDFLVKEQRLEDNLALLGAIAKTPEANIIKLPNISASIPQMEEAIEELQTKGYQLPDYPHEPKNTDEKEIKSRYDKIKGSAVNPVLREGNSDRRAPKAVKNYAKKNPHKMGKWSSDSKTHVATMSKGDFKYNEKSLTLHDADVVNIELLTPNGEKTILRQDISLQKEEIIDATVMCRKALVEFLQEQVNDAKEKDLLLSVHLKATMMKVSDPIIFGHVMKTYFNEVFEKYNDAFERLGISANDGLESLFDKLDDLDATKRIEIEKAIDKTISQNANLAMVNSDKGITNLHVPSDIIIDASMPAMIRNSGKMWNANGKLQDTKAIIPDSSYADIYQATIDFCKEHGAFDPTTMGTVPNVGLMAQKAEEYGSHDKTFEISKKGVVQVVSANTGNVLLQHQVEEGDIWRMCQVKDAPIQDWVKLAVSRARATQTPAVFWLDENRAHDAELIKKVKIYLQDHDTNGLDIRILSPFEATKFTLKRIKEGKDTISVSGNVLRDYLTDLFPILEVGTSAKMLSIVPLMNGGGLFETGAGGSAPKHVEQFLEEGHLRWDSLGEFMALAVSLEHYGERNNNQKALILADALDNATEAFLENDKSPSRKVNELDTRGSHFYLALYWAQKLAEQNEDQPLKQKFHSIYQELLNNQEKIDKELLDAQGKPMDIGGYYLPDPTKISKAMRPSETLNSILRSL, from the coding sequence ATGGCAAAAATTCTTTATACAAAGACCGACGAGGCTCCCGCTCTGGCAACACAATCGTTTTTACCCATTGTCAAATCATTTCTCAAAACTGCTGATATTGCTATCGAAACTAAAGATATCTCCCTCGCTGGTCGTATTATTTCTGCTTTTCCTGATTTTCTGGTAAAAGAGCAACGGCTTGAAGATAATCTTGCCCTTTTGGGTGCAATAGCCAAAACACCTGAGGCCAACATCATTAAATTGCCGAACATCAGTGCCTCTATTCCACAAATGGAAGAAGCTATTGAAGAGCTTCAAACAAAAGGATATCAACTGCCCGATTATCCGCATGAGCCAAAGAATACCGACGAAAAAGAGATCAAATCACGATACGATAAGATTAAGGGAAGTGCTGTGAACCCAGTATTGAGAGAAGGCAATTCTGATAGAAGGGCCCCAAAAGCGGTAAAGAACTATGCAAAAAAGAACCCACATAAAATGGGAAAATGGTCTTCTGATTCGAAGACCCATGTGGCCACGATGTCAAAAGGTGATTTCAAGTACAATGAAAAGTCCCTTACCCTGCATGATGCCGATGTGGTCAATATAGAATTACTGACACCAAATGGCGAAAAAACGATATTGAGACAAGATATTTCTTTGCAAAAAGAAGAGATTATCGATGCTACGGTGATGTGCAGAAAAGCCTTGGTCGAGTTTTTACAAGAGCAGGTGAACGATGCCAAAGAAAAAGACCTGTTGTTATCGGTACACTTAAAGGCCACCATGATGAAGGTCTCCGATCCCATTATTTTTGGCCACGTCATGAAGACCTATTTCAATGAAGTCTTTGAAAAGTACAATGATGCTTTCGAGCGGTTGGGCATTAGTGCCAACGACGGACTTGAGAGTCTTTTTGACAAACTTGACGATCTTGATGCAACAAAAAGAATCGAAATAGAAAAGGCCATCGATAAGACAATATCGCAAAATGCAAATTTGGCCATGGTAAACTCTGATAAGGGCATTACAAATTTGCATGTGCCAAGCGATATTATCATCGATGCCTCAATGCCCGCAATGATCCGAAATTCTGGTAAGATGTGGAATGCCAATGGCAAACTGCAAGATACCAAAGCGATTATTCCCGATAGCAGCTATGCCGATATCTATCAGGCTACCATTGATTTTTGCAAAGAGCACGGTGCCTTTGACCCCACTACAATGGGTACGGTACCCAATGTAGGTCTCATGGCCCAAAAGGCCGAGGAATATGGCTCTCACGACAAGACTTTCGAAATAAGCAAAAAAGGTGTTGTGCAAGTAGTAAGTGCCAATACGGGCAATGTGTTGTTGCAACATCAGGTAGAAGAGGGTGATATTTGGCGAATGTGCCAGGTCAAAGATGCTCCCATACAAGATTGGGTAAAGCTAGCCGTTTCAAGGGCAAGGGCGACACAAACCCCGGCAGTCTTTTGGTTGGACGAAAACCGTGCGCATGACGCCGAGCTTATCAAGAAGGTAAAGATTTACCTTCAAGATCATGACACAAACGGATTGGACATTCGAATCCTCTCTCCTTTCGAAGCGACCAAGTTCACGCTAAAAAGAATCAAAGAAGGTAAAGACACCATTTCAGTTTCTGGAAATGTACTAAGAGACTATCTGACCGACCTCTTCCCTATTCTCGAAGTGGGCACCAGTGCCAAAATGTTGTCGATAGTACCACTGATGAACGGTGGTGGCCTATTTGAGACAGGAGCAGGTGGTTCGGCCCCAAAGCATGTCGAACAATTTTTGGAGGAAGGCCATCTGCGATGGGATTCACTTGGGGAGTTTATGGCCTTGGCCGTGTCTCTTGAACATTACGGAGAAAGAAACAACAACCAGAAAGCCTTGATTTTGGCCGATGCCCTTGATAATGCCACCGAGGCGTTCTTAGAGAACGATAAATCTCCCTCTAGAAAGGTCAATGAGCTTGACACCAGGGGAAGTCATTTTTATTTGGCGCTATATTGGGCACAAAAGCTGGCCGAGCAAAATGAAGACCAACCGTTGAAGCAAAAATTTCATAGTATTTACCAAGAACTATTGAACAATCAAGAAAAGATTGATAAGGAATTGTTGGATGCCCAAGGTAAGCCGATGGATATTGGCGGGTATTATCTGCCCGACCCGACAAAGATATCAAAAGCAATGCGCCCCAGCGAAACCCTAAATTCAATTTTAAGAAGTTTGTAG
- a CDS encoding DUF4249 family protein — MALKKHILRFIPLLVFFSCEDVIDVDLATVEPKLVIDALVGYNVNNGDPITIGQVRLTLTTDFFAEEVPPAENASVQIIDEETGDVYPLTENEPGIFRDGFPDLEFGRDYTLVVIYQGQTYRATEQLQPTGQIENVEQGDGFLFDEDEETEVIVTFVDIPDQRNYYLFAFGFDNYLVTDDEFYQDQSLTFSYFYEDIEPGDLLTITLLGIDKEFASYVDQALVQAGEDGGGFGVPPATVRGNVLNNTEPDNFPFGYFAISEVDVELFTVQ, encoded by the coding sequence TTGGCATTGAAAAAGCACATTCTTCGTTTTATACCCCTATTAGTATTCTTTTCCTGCGAAGATGTCATTGACGTCGACCTTGCCACCGTAGAACCAAAATTGGTCATTGATGCGCTCGTGGGCTACAATGTCAACAATGGCGACCCGATTACAATTGGTCAAGTACGCCTAACATTGACTACCGATTTTTTTGCCGAAGAAGTACCACCTGCAGAAAATGCGAGTGTTCAAATCATAGATGAAGAAACGGGAGATGTGTATCCTTTGACCGAAAATGAACCCGGCATTTTTAGGGATGGTTTTCCAGATTTGGAATTTGGAAGGGATTATACCTTAGTGGTTATTTATCAAGGGCAAACGTATCGCGCAACAGAACAGTTGCAACCTACCGGTCAGATTGAAAATGTGGAGCAGGGAGATGGCTTTTTATTTGATGAGGATGAAGAAACAGAGGTCATAGTCACTTTTGTTGACATTCCTGACCAAAGGAATTATTATTTGTTTGCCTTCGGATTTGACAATTATTTGGTCACTGACGATGAATTTTATCAAGATCAGAGCCTTACATTTTCTTATTTCTATGAAGACATAGAACCTGGCGATTTGTTGACGATCACTTTGCTCGGCATCGATAAGGAATTTGCAAGTTATGTTGACCAAGCCCTGGTACAGGCTGGAGAAGATGGTGGCGGATTTGGGGTTCCGCCAGCTACCGTAAGGGGCAATGTGCTGAATAATACAGAGCCCGATAATTTCCCTTTCGGATATTTCGCTATCAGCGAAGTCGATGTTGAACTATTCACTGTGCAATAA
- a CDS encoding TonB-dependent receptor, whose amino-acid sequence MIKKILPLLTLLFCSFFSLFSQQRHTISGTIREAVSNETLIGVSITVQNARIGAATNEYGFYSITLPEGDYTLIISYLGFQDISKSISLNSDMKLDFNLQEKTEELEEVVVTEDAERIDIRKPQMSVSTLAVQTIKKIPVVLGESDVIRSLVLLPGVTNAGEASSGFNVRGGAVDQNLILLDEAIIFNTSHLFGFFSVFNPDAIKDVKLFKGGIPSRYGGRVSSVLEIFQKEGNSKELKVNGGIGAVASRLLVEGPIIKDRTAFLAGGRASYAHLFLPLFNIDNRAYFYDLNTKISHRINDRNSIFLSGYFGRDLFSINDSFINTYGNAVGNFRWNHLFSDKLFSNLSLIYSDYFYGLELDFVGFEWDSGIQNFNLKYDLKHYLSDKLQINYGVNNIYYVFNPGKIKPNSEDSGIVEDQLTKKYANEAAAYVDIEQKITENLRVNYGLRASLFNRLGQDELFVYENDQPVIFDPFQLIYREATPIDTISPGRGQNIKTFFNFEPRVSAAYTINENSSVKASYTRLAQYLHLLSNTSSPTPLDVWTPSGPFIEPQLLDQYALGYFRNINNGDYTLELEGFYKDIQNRIDYIDGADLIANDAIEQVILNGEARAYGLELLLRKNEGRFQGWLAYTLSRSEQRTPGREPVVDNGRSNLETGINLGEWYPTPFDKTHDISLFGNYELNKKWNFNANFVFQTGQPTNYPVGQFEFQGLVVPFFGLRNQTRLPDYHRLDISATLSPKKNRNRNFQSEWVFSIYNVYNRMNAASINFRQNQDTGRNEAVRTAIFGIVPAITYNFKF is encoded by the coding sequence ATGATAAAGAAAATACTGCCGCTTTTAACCCTATTATTCTGCTCTTTTTTTTCATTGTTTTCCCAACAAAGGCATACCATCAGCGGAACGATTAGAGAAGCCGTTAGTAACGAGACACTGATTGGGGTCAGCATAACCGTACAAAATGCAAGAATTGGTGCCGCCACCAATGAGTATGGTTTTTATTCCATTACCCTTCCCGAAGGAGACTATACCCTAATCATCAGTTATTTAGGATTTCAAGATATCTCAAAATCGATTTCACTGAATTCAGATATGAAGCTAGACTTCAATCTTCAAGAAAAGACCGAAGAGCTTGAAGAGGTTGTAGTTACCGAAGATGCAGAACGTATAGATATCAGAAAACCCCAGATGAGCGTGAGCACCTTGGCCGTGCAGACCATAAAAAAAATTCCCGTTGTTTTGGGGGAATCCGATGTGATACGCTCTTTGGTGCTATTGCCCGGGGTGACCAATGCCGGTGAGGCTTCCTCTGGGTTCAATGTACGTGGAGGGGCAGTTGACCAGAACCTCATATTGCTCGACGAGGCAATCATTTTCAACACCTCCCATTTGTTCGGATTCTTTTCCGTTTTTAATCCTGATGCCATTAAGGATGTCAAGCTGTTTAAAGGTGGAATACCCTCTCGGTATGGAGGCCGGGTTTCATCCGTGCTCGAGATTTTTCAAAAAGAAGGAAATAGCAAAGAGCTAAAAGTGAATGGGGGCATTGGGGCCGTGGCGAGTAGGCTTTTGGTAGAAGGCCCTATCATCAAAGACCGCACTGCATTTTTAGCCGGTGGAAGGGCCTCGTATGCACACTTGTTTTTGCCCTTGTTCAATATTGACAATCGCGCTTACTTCTATGACCTCAATACCAAGATAAGCCATAGGATCAATGACCGTAACAGCATTTTTCTATCGGGTTATTTCGGACGAGACCTGTTCAGTATAAATGATAGCTTTATAAACACCTATGGCAATGCTGTCGGTAATTTTAGGTGGAACCACTTGTTTTCAGATAAGTTGTTCTCTAATCTATCTTTGATCTATTCTGATTATTTCTACGGACTCGAACTTGACTTTGTAGGCTTTGAATGGGATTCAGGTATTCAAAACTTTAACCTGAAATACGATCTGAAGCACTATTTAAGTGACAAATTGCAGATCAATTATGGGGTCAACAACATTTATTATGTCTTCAACCCAGGTAAAATAAAACCAAACAGTGAAGATTCAGGCATAGTAGAAGACCAACTGACCAAGAAATATGCAAACGAAGCCGCCGCCTACGTCGACATAGAACAGAAAATAACGGAAAACCTAAGGGTAAATTATGGACTTAGGGCCAGCCTGTTCAACCGATTGGGGCAAGATGAACTTTTTGTATACGAAAACGATCAACCGGTTATATTCGACCCCTTTCAACTGATTTACAGAGAAGCCACCCCCATTGACACCATAAGTCCTGGTAGGGGGCAAAATATTAAAACATTTTTCAACTTTGAACCCCGTGTATCGGCCGCGTATACGATCAACGAAAACAGCTCCGTAAAGGCCAGTTACACAAGATTGGCCCAATACCTGCATTTGCTCTCGAACACAAGCTCTCCCACCCCGTTGGATGTGTGGACACCTAGTGGACCGTTCATCGAACCCCAGTTGTTGGACCAATATGCCCTTGGTTATTTTAGAAATATCAACAACGGAGACTACACCCTAGAGTTGGAAGGTTTTTATAAAGACATACAGAATAGGATAGATTACATCGACGGGGCAGATCTGATCGCGAACGATGCCATTGAACAGGTCATTCTGAACGGTGAGGCACGGGCATATGGCCTAGAACTGTTATTACGAAAAAATGAAGGTCGTTTTCAAGGGTGGTTGGCCTATACCCTTTCCCGTTCTGAACAACGCACCCCCGGTAGGGAGCCCGTAGTCGATAACGGTCGTTCAAACTTGGAAACAGGGATCAACCTTGGTGAATGGTACCCTACCCCATTTGACAAAACCCATGACATTTCCCTTTTTGGCAATTATGAATTGAACAAGAAATGGAATTTCAACGCCAATTTTGTCTTTCAGACGGGGCAGCCTACCAACTACCCCGTTGGGCAATTTGAATTTCAAGGATTGGTGGTACCTTTTTTCGGCTTGAGAAACCAGACAAGGCTACCGGATTACCATCGGTTGGATATTTCAGCGACCCTTTCCCCAAAAAAGAATAGAAATCGAAATTTTCAATCAGAATGGGTTTTTAGCATCTACAATGTGTACAATAGAATGAATGCCGCTTCCATAAACTTTAGGCAAAATCAAGACACCGGTAGAAATGAAGCGGTTAGAACGGCAATTTTCGGTATCGTTCCGGCTATCACGTATAATTTTAAATTCTAA